The nucleotide window AATTCTTTGAAGTTTTTGACTTACTGTGGAGTGAACTTGTGTTTTTGTGTGGGTTGCAGTACGTGAAGAAGCAGCTGCGGGAGAAGTGCCTTCTCCAGAGAGGCTTTCACGTGTTAGCCATTCATTTAATGTGAGACTTTGGTCCTCAGGGTTGCATCTGCCTCTGAAATACATGGACTATGCAAAAAAAGTTAGTTCTGCTTTGGAGGGTTTAGTTGCACAAGGATTTTAATTTCCCTGTGAGGTCTAGCCTGTTTATTAAAGAGAGGATCTGTGCTGAGAATCGGGGAGTGTGTTGGGATAGCTGGTTAAAAGAGTCTGCGGAGCTGCAGGTGTCTTGAGTCGTAAAGGAGCTGCAAAGTATTAATTCCAGCTTTTGAGTTAACTAAAGCCGGACAGGTTTTAAAACCAGtttaagtttttgttttagCCCTTCATAAGTTACAGCTGaagtttttaaatgtaatatagCTTGAAgggtgcttttcttttgtttttaactttgtttttcaaagtttcCAGTTGTGACTGTATTGAAATACTGCTggttattgttttttttttttcccttaaatggGAATTCTTCACCCGAAACAGTTAAAGAAATAAGACAGGTGTTGAGAAGGTAACTTATCTTGAGCAAGCAAGAGAAAGGCTGGAAAGTTAAGGAACTGGTGGGTGAGGAGTAGTGTTACTGCTTGTGACCCTGCTGGTCAAAGTAAGTTTTCAAGGTGGAGttaaacagagagaaaagaagacacCAGAATActtgaagtatttctttttttttcttctgctttgaaagcTAAGTTGTAGCCTTCTTCGGAAAAACTAATTAAGTTTTGGAGTAGATCCTTAGTTTTACCCATCACTTATACAGGAGatgtggaaatgttttctggtctgtctttttctcagaaacagaaaaaataagtctccgttaatttttttttttttttttttttccccaaacagaGTTTCAACTTTTCTTGTATATTGAGGAATAACTTTAAAGCTAAAATGAGAAAGGGAGTGGAAAGTCATCTCCAAAGAATCCAAACATTGAATATCCAGATTAATGTATCATCGATTTTAAAACGGTGAGACGCCTTCTAGCCTGTGTGATGACAGGCTGTGGGGTCGGGATAGCAGCATGGGGAGCAATCGTGATGTTTTGGGTGCcaacctttgctttctgccCCTGTCCTGGTAAATACACCAGTTCTTTTTCTCACGTTCTTTCCTAGGTTATGGGAGAAATGTACCAATAGTGTGATTTCCTCTTAGGAAAACATTACATTTATCACAGATCTTGACACACCTCTGATGCTCTTTGCCTACCGCTGTTGTTTTAGCACCAGGACGGGTGGGACTGTAAATCACTGTGGCAGTAGAGGAATGTAAATGATGGCTTTTGCATGGGCCAGACTGTCTTGTTCTGGCTTTTGCATCCTCGGATTTAACTAGTGTTGCTGTGTGAAGCAGTGGCAGTCCCAGTGTTCAGGACAGTCCTCCAGAACCGTCTGTGAGGCTATCACGAGGGTGAAGCTGCCATATTTAGTAGGCTTGAGGACCTTTTAGATGCATCTTCTGCTGCACCAGAGACAAAACCATGCAAAGTTgatttttcttgaataaaattAGGAGGTGTGTACTGCTTCCCTGGATGTTGCTGTCTGAGCTGCTGTCTGAGCTGCTGTGAGGGGTGTGCCCTAATGTCCTCCTGTCACAGTGAGTTTCTTGAGTCGTTCCCTGATAATGCTGCTTGCTTAGGAGTGACATGGCCCATGTTGGAGCTGGTCCCTTGCTGGATTGAACCCACTCAGGCAGGTCCGTGTCTCCTCTCCAGCCACAGCCCGTCAGCAGTCTCAGGTGGCTGAGCTGAGAAAACGGCTTATGGCTTGTACGAGGGTGATGTCTGGCTGCTCTTGTCCCTCGGTGTGATCCACCCCTCCCTATGATGGTTGTGAAACCCTCCGGTGAACCCCCTGGTCAACCAGTTCAGCCCACTGAGACAGTTCTTCGGTGGCACCGAGTGCTTACGTTGGCTGACAACATCTGGTGAAACCATACCCTGACCTTAAGCAGGCTTTGTCACAGCAGGTTTAAAAATACCGCAGTGTGATGGATGACTGTTCAAACTTTTTTCAGCCTTGCTAATATAAGACTCTCTTTTCTcatatttgcttccttttttccactAAAGAAATGACCTTGTTGGTTCATGATGTACTTTGATGCTGTGGCATCAAATACCTGTCATGGAGTAACATGCAAAGAGTAGGGTGCATAGGGATTGGCCAGCTTGGACTAGACTGGCTGTAATACCTCTCAAACCTTGCTTCCCTGATGTTCTTAGACCAGGACAAGGTTATCTATGCTTTTAatacttaattttaataattaaattcactatttaaaaagagaaaggaggagtgaaaaaaaaaatcattaggaCTAGCATTATATTTAAagttaaagaaacatttcttttagctCCTCTTACCTGCCCTCCTAACCCATTTACTCTgaataattatttgaaatgtaCTATTTTAAATCTCAGTGTTAATTATTTCCAGGTGGTTGGACATTACTGTTAAATTAATTGTTGGAAATTTGCTTTGGGTACTCACAAATGAGGTCTGCGCCAAAACCTGCCATTTCTTTTGCGCTGTTTAATTCTGAACAGTAGCAAAACTCAGCCTGCTGGTAAAGcctttttgaaacattttgttcttgAGAAACCACTGTCTCTTCTGTAAAGCATTAAatgaaaagcttaaaataattttccaatggtgataatttttctgtaatcGCAAAGGTTGTCCATTTGCTAAGTACTGGCACTGTAAACACAGGCAAGCTGTTAAGCTAACAAAGCTGTTCTGATGAcgttaaaataaaaatgtctttttttttttttttttttttttttcctccaaagagGTTTCCCAACAGCTTTCACTGTCCCCATCTCCCAGTGAATGCACTTCTTGTTGCCAGCTCCGGGTGACCCAGGAAAATGGGTGACTTCAGCGGCGGGTCTTGAAAATGTTCACTGTCTTTTGGCCTGTGCTGGTCCCTCTGCAGCTTGGCCAGCAAACCCTTCCGTTTTGAGATCTTAATTGCTGTAAATTTGAAAGTTTCCAATTTTTGCCTCCCTTTTGTTTAGCAGCAGCTGTTGCTGCTTAGCAACTGTTATATCTGGAAGGAAGGTAGCTGTCATCCATGTCCCACATGCATGGAAGAGCTTGACTCCTCTTCCAAAACCTGCAGGTTTACAACCACCAGTACCTGTCATACATCTgggcttttctgtatttaaaacatctgaagtATGTGTTCTGGTAGGGTGCTTGAAAAGAAGAGACATCTTTTTCTCCAGAGTGATTCACTGTGAAATAAGTTTTAACATCAAACAGGTGACCTTGTACTCCGATTATTCATTTAATGTCAGCCTTTGTTTACTGCCTTCACCTGTTGCACAAACTAGAAGGACCAGTGTACAGCAAGGAGTCGTTAGCTTTAGAAGCTCTGTAATAAAACAGCTCCACCTCAGAACTGAGGCATCATTTCCCAGAACCAACATGACTgtaaccaggaaaaaaacaatcaacCTTGGTTTTTTGGAAGAATCTTGTTTTATGCTTTTGTATACTCGGCTGAAGTGGCTGATTTAAGTGCAGTTAATTTTGGTATATTCTGAAGTGGTTCTAGGTTAAATAAATTGTTTGCTGAGGTCCTATGTAAATTATTAATAACTTCTTTGGTGTAGTGTTGATGTTAACTTCACCTTTTTGTGCCTCAGAAGGACTATTTCATTATGTCTGAggtatattaatttattaaaatagtttgtattttaaagagtgtcctgacagcagtttagtTCACAATCCTATAAGGAGTTGTCATCTTAAGTCTCATTATCTCACGATTCTCAAAGGACAGTGTAGACTCTCAATTTGACATCCATCCTAAAAGAGTTATTTTACTATGTGGTGCCTCTAACTCATTTTGCTtcagcagaaatactgcagaCATCTTGTATATCAGAATAGCAAAACCAGTGTAGTTCATCTTGTAGTAATCTTTCTTTACACCATGGACACtaatgcatttgaaatggaGAGGAATAAATGCAGAAGCTGAAGACTCGTTTGAATCTCGTATTCAGGTTGTAAGAAGGGGTGTGTGGGTGTAGCTGGGTGCCTGCCTATGTGGCACTGGGCTCAATTGCCCAGAGATCCTTTTCTCTCCTAGGTTCTTAGAAGTATAATTAGGCATCTGAAAAGGTGGCCTGATTTCAGATAGgctatttaatttctctgactCTGGGGACTTGTGTGTTTAGGGctatccatatatatatatatatgtgtgtgtgtgtgtgtatgtatgtagatacattaaaaaaaaaaaaaaatccccttctgCTTGTGTTTCCACTACATTATCTGCAAATGCATCATAGCCAAAGGTGACAGTCCTGATTAGTATCACGGAGCCCACTTACACAAGTCTCTTTCATGGAAAAGGTAGCCTTTGATCAGCGCCGCTTGGGTAATCCATCAGGCCTCCTACACACCTACAAAAGAGCTCTTTTATGACTATATCTCAAAGCCTGCTGGCATTCTCAGAGAttgcaatgtatttttacatCTGGTCattccactgaaagaaaatgtgcaaattatttttatactgtagATGAACAGCAGAGAATCAGACACCAGGTCTGTACTTAGGTTGTCTTCTACTTTTTCTGTATCttgatgtatttaaaatagtttgcttttctgtgtagaCAAGATGTATTTTGTGTATTGTATAgtttagggtttggggttttttttgtgtgtggtagTGTTTGTTTTGGCAAGTCTTTAGATCCAGACTCTGTGTTCTTGCCTCTGCTTATAGGCCCCCTAATACTTATCGCTGCACAAATTACCAGGTTTTCAGCTGTTCCCTTAACAATGCTTGTGCTAAATTTTAGGTCTCCATCTTGCGTTAAAGGGTAATAGCTGACTCCTCCAGACTTCACCGCACTGGTCTTCTCTACCACTATGGAGTTGGCGTTTCGCAAAGTGGTGAGAAATGAGGTGGCGGGTATGGAGGGCTCTGTTGTTCATCAGCTGTTAGGCTAATATTTATACCTAATTGTTTTGATAATCTGTTTACATATACTAGCCTTGatgctgctgatgctgtttgCATCTAGGtttgttcctgttttttccttgttaccTGCATTTCTTCgtggtttctttttctaactAGGCTCTGGATATCAGTCTGTCAGGTGTACACTATCCACTGAGATGCTCTGCTTTGccaccttctccctccctctctcccccaggGTGTGAGCTGTGCTGGGCATCAGGAAGAGCAGACACTAGTTTTGGAAATGCTCTTTGTATCTTGGttgtaaagcactttgcaaTAGGCGGAGGGGAAGCTAGTTATAGAAATATATCACCTTGTTCCTTTTTCCCGAGATTTCTGGTCCTGAGCACAGCTCAGACTGTCCTTTGGAAGATGGTGACACCATACTATGACTGCCCAGAGTCCCTGCTCAATCAGGAGCTAgttggtttggaaaaaaactttGCAAACCTGAGGgagtaaaaagtattttatgaaaccactgtctttattttaacCCAGTCTCTATTATTCTGCTTCCTTGGAGGCTAGTTCTGCCAACTGCTAGACAGGTTCTTTTCTTATTACCAAAGGGAGCTGTGCATTCATGGatcctttccaaaaaaaaaaaaaaaaaaaaaaaaatccaagaaaaaactCAGTCTTGTGAGAATGGTAGAAACAGCTCCTGTAAACACTGTTCATTTCTGGCTGTTACAAGAAATTCTTTCATCCCTCTTAGAcctgagagggttttttttccctgtcttttatCTCTCTGcttattgttttttttcttctacatatTCGTGTTGGAAAGCCAGTTTTACTACTATCCTTCtagcaaagaacagaaagttCCTCTGGAATATCAGCATCCAGAAACACTATGATAAAACAAGGGTTGGAAACTGTTCAAAGTCAAAAAGCAGCCATTAACTTACCTGTAGCTTCTCTTAGCTTGCTAAATGCAGTCACCTTTTATTACTGGGTTCCTCCATTACTAGTCTAATTTTTTAAGGTGAAGTTATTTTCCTGCCTGCTTTCACAAGCAGGGTGCCTGTCACTCTGCACACATGCGTGAATGAcatccttttcccttccttttcactATGAGTTGGAAAGGTAGGTGGGAGAGTTTGGGATACCATGGCGGAAAGTAGTGAGTGTTTGTGCTTGTGACAACTGCTCCCATGTCCTTTTCAAGATGAATGTTACAAGATGAGCTTTAATGGACTCTCCAGTTGTAAGTTGTCACTTGGACAGGTTGCTTTGGCATTTCCATGTAGTTCCACAGGGTGGACCATCACTTGCCAAAAGTGCTCCTGTAGAGCTGTGGTTGGAAGAGCTGTGAGCATGGTCAAAGCGTATCCTCTGCTTGTAGTCCTAGAAATGTCTGTGTAAGAGAGGCCACTGAAGGGACTTGTCTGAAAAGACGAatgtcagaaaagagaaatattctGGTTGTTTAATATTCCTGTCTTGGTGGTTGTTCTGTGTGGTTGAGTTGTGTTGCCTTTGTACCTGTAGTTTTTTCTTACTAGCAGCACTCAGTTTGTCAGTCCAAATAAGACTGGTTTTCCTGCAACTGCCGTGAGAAGTACTGAGCTTTGAGGAATATTGGAGGCTTTCAGTGGGCTTTAGGCATTGGCATTGATAAGTGAGAACCTAATCCACAGTTTTCATACTGgaatcctctttcctcccttggTTGCTTCACTGAATTAAGCAGATAATTCTGCGCAGACGCAGCTCCTCTTGGTCCTAATACAGTGATTATTCTTCGGTGCCccaaagaatatttaatttatagaGGTTTTCCATGAGTAATAAAACCACTTTGTTAATAGATCTTTAGTCCATAAGACCCGGGAGTAGTTTCTAAAATCTAGTCTAGCCACACACCTGCTGCTGACCAGAGAACATCACTGGTGGCTTTTGATATCAAACATTTATTCTGTGGCGACAAGAGCATGGCTTTTGGTAGTATTGGGTTTTGATGACAGCAGACcttaaaaagaccttttttaaaattttactccAAAGAAAATTTTGCCTAAATTCCTggcagtaaattattttttctttctcttttacagaACGAGGCTATGATCCCTACAATCCAGAACTTCCGAGACCCTCACTGGAGGTGGAGGATGGCACTCTGGCTGACATTACAGATGTGACACCCGGTAttctggagctggagctggtcAACAAGGCCATTGAGGCAGTCAAAAATGAAGTtgagagagagcagaaaaagtATGAGGAGCTGCTAGAAACGACAAAGGAGTTCAGTGCTTCAGAGGCCTCTTCGCTCATTTCGAATACACCCGTGTCACCTGCTGGGACACAAAATGATTCATTTACCTCCTTAGAGTATAATCCAGGTAGCTACAACTTTAATAATAACTCGGACTACAACCCTACTCCTCTCGCTGCTGCTAGCCGGTCAAGTAAATACACTTTGGATACTTCCCGATCTAAAGGTAGCTCACTGGAATATGTTCCCAAGGCTGtagtacagaataaaaaatacagtagcaCTGTCACTAACAATAAATATGTGATTGATGACTCTAAGCCTTCTACAGACTTGGAATATGACCCACTTTCAAATTATTCAGCCAGGCTTTTGAGCAAAGCCACAACAAAGGAGCCAAAAGGGTCTAAAAGGGGTAGGGTGTCTAGTTATGAAGAATCTTACTCTCCTTCACGAAAGAAGCTCTGTGAAGTACTCGATGACTATGAAGTGTGTGCCAGGTTCTCTTCCTCTGAAGATGAGGCTGATGTGGAATATAAACCAACTTCTGCTAGTTCACAGTCAAAAGCTGGTTCTGAAAGTGAGTCAAATGATGGGTTATCCAAAAAAGAGCAGAGCACCAAACTGGATGACTTTGCTTCCCAGGATAGCAAAGAAGTGGCAGGGCGATATGGCGTGGAAGACGTTTCAAGTTCACAGAAAAATCTTGCCAAAAACTTATCAGACAAGAATGCAAAAGCAGCGAAATTGTGTTCTGGTAAGAATGACCaggaaattgaaaacaaaaacaaagactcaaaagacaaaacaaaaaggaagaaatcagaCCTTAGTAAAACACCTGGCCTCAATGAGGTTGgtaagaaggagaaaagtaaaaatacagaaaaagacaaagtgctcaagaaagaagaaaaattaaaaatcaagaatgaagagaaaaactgCAAAGATAGAAGTGTCAAAGTGAAAACCGATGGGAATTTaaagaaacctgaaaaacagaagtcagaaaaaGTGGATGGgcttaagaaagaaaagtccaAGTCCGCCAGCAGTAGTTCAGGGAAAAGCAAGAGTGAGGGTTTGATCAAAGGCTCTAGCACAGAGAAGGTGGGGAGCAGCAAGAAGGACTCCAAGATTAAAACAGTTGATGTGAAAAATGGTAAGGAAACCTCTGGCCgtaaaaacaaagagaaagggacCAAGACTCCAGCACTGGAgcgaaagaaagaaaaggtcaaTTCTACAGAAAAAGGAGATCCAAAGAAGGGTCGGAAGCAGCAGAGTTTGAGTCATGTTGACCTGTTCGGCGATGAGAGTGGAGATGATGATGAAAAAGGTCAGCCTTTGCCATCCACGTTACTTGATGTGAGCTCAGACTCGGATGGTGATGACTATGGTTCAGACTCTGAGAGTGAAAATgaagagacaaagaaagcaaagcgCTCTAAATTGTCAAAgtcatcatcatcttcctcaACATCTGATGACATTGATTATTCCATTCTTGAGAAAGACTTGGACTTTGAGTCAGATCCAATGGAAGAGTGTCTCAGGATTTTTAATGAATCTACAGATGTGAAAACTGAAGACAAGGGAAGGCTGGGTAAACAGGTAATGCTGATTTGGGTTGGTTGGTTCTCTCACCTCTAAATGTGAAAGGATTCTGGTTTAGTTTAGTGGTGTTGCTTATTTCAAGTAGCTGAAGAGGGAGACTCCATATGTTGGAATAACCTCATCCTTGTCATGACTGAGTGCTTTGAAGAGTTTGCACCTGAATTTACCTGCTGGATTGAAAGCTGCTGTGAAATGTAAGGATTCAGTTACCTTTTGTGTGGAAGGCCTTTAGCTTTCAGGGTTATCAGCTACTTTTCTCTCTATCTGGCCTAAGAACCATGGTGGCCTGGATGGCTGGAGAAAAAGCTTCAGAGAGTATGTTGTGAGTGTTTCAAAGCTAATCCAAGCTTGCTAATCTGGATGATGCCTTCTTGCTGCAGCATAGTTTAAGGAATGTAGTGACAGGTAGAACCAGGACAATGTGTTGGTGCAAGTAAATTGATGTAGTTGGCACTGGACACTTCAGAGACTCCCCAGATTACTGtttcctattttaaatgcataCTGCAGATATTTTATGAGGATCTCTGGATACCGTGTAGGTGGCACAAATAAGAAATGGAGGGTAAAATTTCTTCAAAAGGTACAAGGGGTTTCAGAATAAGGAGGTAAAAAGACAGCATTTACATAAAAAGGCTTCTGCCCAGTGACTGTGAGGTCAGAGGGCTCCCCAGAGGATGCAAGACCCTCGTTTTCGAAGATTAAAACAGAATGGAGCAAGTGTAAAAGGCTagaaagcagctgctggcagtgaTCCTCTAACAGTATCTAAGGCAGGGAAGTAGGAGCAGACAAAACTCATCCTTCATCTTCTGACATCTGAGTTTGACTGGGCAGCAAGAGCAAACCCTTGATCCCAGGAACGGTTGCCTGTGCATGGGCAGGATTGTTTGACTTGCTGTCAAACCCAACATGCCCAGATTTTCTGGTTGGGATGATTTGGCTTGTGTACAGAGCAGGTGTTCAGGGAATTGGATtggaaagagctttaaaaaagaaaaaggtgacaAATTTGGCAATGTtgaaaaaacaccccaaacctgTATCTAGCGTTATCCATCTGGCACATCTGACTGCAGTGCAGAGGTATCAGGGTTGCTGAGTTAGCTGTATTACCTGGCAGGCTTAATGAGGCAAGGTGACAAAATCAGGTGCCTTCTGtgtgctgggggagagggggtaCCAAAGGATGAGTGTGTCTATCCAAGGAATTACTGAGTAGCTTCAACTGCAGCTATCCTGCATCCAAAAGATAATGGAGGTACTGGGACACCACCAGTGCTTCTAATGTGTTCCAGTTTAGACCCCTTCAAACACAGCAAGACTCCTTTGGGGATTACTGATCTGAAGGAGGGGCAGGGCGAGTGCAGCAGGAGCTATGCAACTGCATGGTGGAGAGGCAGTTTCTGCTGGTATGATTGATTGTTGACTTTTATTCTAAAAACAGCATCAGAAATTGGTGCTGGTTTTCAGGCTTTTGTGAATTGGGTGGGTGAAGTGGCCATGAACAAAATTCTTCCATTCATAACCATCTGTATGTGGAGGACAAAGTGAGCCGGGATCTGCAGCATGGGGAGGAGAGCTCATCTTTTGAAAAGAATAGCTGGACTATTAAAGCTTTTTGCTGAACTCTCTGTTGCGCTAATATCCCCGATCTGTTTGGAGAGAAGTCTGTGTTGCTGACAAGTAAAGACCTTTTTTACACTCATGAAATGCCTTGGTAGGAGAAACTATATAAAGCAGTTCAGTGTAatgattttcttctgaactATTAAGCATTACTTgattttgcttgtttaaaattcagctgttctttcttcagtgtttaGGACAATTCCCAGCTAGGAAAGAGCActttatttttggctttctttCTCCAAATTGCCCAGTTTAAGTGAAAATAGTTTAAGGGCATACAATCTATAGTGGGAAATACTAATCCATTTAGAGCTTTCCAAATATGGGGTGATTCAAAATGGGCTGAATTCAGAAAGTGCTGAACCAGGGGCTGCCACTCACTGCAAACAGTTAATTCTGGCATGGAGTGGCAATGTTGAGCTGTCAGCAGCCACGTGTGTTTCCTTTGCACGTGCTTTACCTTATATCCTTgcactgaaatttaatttcccCCTGTTTTGGAAAGGGAGAAACAAGCGTTGCAGTGGAGGGGTCCTTCTTTGAGAGATGGGTGTTTGTAAGTAGGTACCTGCTTCCCCGCTGTGTTTCTGGCGGGTGGGATTGGTCacagggaatttttttgtttatggaATAATTTTGTAGATGGAGCCCATGTCGTTTGATCTTGGTAATGTGCTAGTCCAGAGGGAAGGTACGTGTGGGCAGTGTGGTACTTTTCCACCAGGCATGATCGCTTTGTGAGTGAGTTTATTAAGGATTTAACTGAATTAACAGACTTACCGAGTTCCTAGAGAGCAAAGTGATTCAGTGCAAAGTGCTCATCCAGAATGCCCTTGTGGTGATGAACACAAGCTCAACCTAAGTGGAATCTGAGCTCATCCCCAAATCCAGCCCTCAGCTCTGTTGCTGAATTTCCAAGAGATTGTCAGGCTCATCTCTGCTCAGAGATTTGCCAGGGGTTGTGttggaaaactgaaagcaagattGACTGGAGAGCAGTtatagttttgaaaaataaacttgtgaaatgttttttgtaTAAATGAACAGCTGAGTCAAATTCAAAGAAGATGTTAAGGTggtttcccccctgccctgggagcaAGTCTGAGATGTTAATTCAGAAGTAGCTTTAGCTAGAGAGGTGCTGTTACTTCCTCCTGGGTTTCTGGCCATACAAGTGTGTGACCTGGGGGTTTGTTACTGCAGTCTTTCTGCAGATATGGCTGTGgataaaactgcagagaaacattTCCCTAAATGTGGAGTGGGGGCACCGTGGTTTGATGTCAGGCAGGTTTTCAGGACCTGCTCTGGCAGCATGTTCTACAAGGGCAGAAATGAGTCAGCTCCCaagttcttaaaaacaaaccccaaaccctctgGATTTTAAGAATGCCATGAAAGGTGACATGTGTGAGTGGCTGGCAGGAGAAGGGTGTTCAAGTCTCTCGTGGAAGGTAGGGGCTCTCCTGAATCATGCCAGTGCTGCCTAGTGCACAGCTCGTGGAGCGACTGCTTGGGTGAGAACTGTAATGCTGCTGTTCGTTGGCTTCATTGGTGGCTCTTGGGTTCAAAACAAGGTTTGTTTTAGTAGTTCAGCAGCTGACCACATGTTGTTCTCACCTGCCACCTGCAAAGACTTTCTGTTAACCCAAAAGGAGATTTTTCAGATCTCCTCATTGAGAGGGATCTTCAAGTCTATTCAATTTTGGAAgcttgttcttttgttttccagctatccaaagaggaaggaaatgaagaaaagacagaagataaTTTAACTACCTTGTTTCCTGGCCAAAAAAGAAGGATCTCTCATCTTGTCAAACAAGGAAATGTAAGTGCAGCTTTTAGAAGCAAAAGTTTAGATTCTTGAAAGTGAGGATTTTTTGTCCTGTTACAACACTGGAAAATGATGCCATCCCAGGTTCAGGCAGTAGCGGATGAGTTGTGCTGGAATCCGTCTatgtcagttttcttttctctcctttctgatttctgaaaaacatggtTAGGCATCTGTTACAAATGGCAGCAAAACTCTAATAAACTTTCATAAAACTAAGGGTAAGCTGTAGAAGCATAAATGGATTCTGTGCCTTGTAACTCATTGGGATAAGTTGAGATGTTCATTTTTCTACAGTATAGCTTCATTCAATCACTTAGATAAAAATTAGCTGGACACAAGGTCAGTCTGTGTTTGATGGtacttttctttgtcttgtgGACCTAAAAGATAGCTGTAGGAATTTTGTCAGatgtttaaaaccattgccttATATCTGTGCTGAATCAGCCAAAATATCAACAGTATCTTGTCTGATACTCTTCTTTCACAAttgtgaaaatactttaaatacagaggagaagaataaaaaaaagaagcaaggaaggcattctgattttttttatttctttctcactggGATTTTAATTCATGTTTTCTCTGAGGGTTTAATGTGTTTCCCTCCAGGTGCTGAGCACAGATTAGTCAGTTTTATGTTCCAGCAGGATAAGAGTGGAGACTTAAGCACTGATTTGAGCTGGGTAGTCCAAATTAAttgttcttccttccctctctgcctagaaaaggtttctttgcttttaataatttgaaGCCCTGAGGTCAATACAATGCGTTTTATTTAACTACATATCTTCAGCCAGTTCATGTGTTTTGATAAGggccctttcttccaaagtgAAGAGATAAGAGACTGAAGCAAATGGGTTGGAAATTCATTAActcaaatatttattgtaaataGGTACCTTTTA belongs to Aquila chrysaetos chrysaetos chromosome 12, bAquChr1.4, whole genome shotgun sequence and includes:
- the REXO1 gene encoding RNA exonuclease 1 homolog isoform X6, with protein sequence MLRSTGYFRGIDCPFLSAGGPGPGGGPPCRRPYCHFRHPPVAAAAAARCGASGGPGAGVALGHGAERGYDPYNPELPRPSLEVEDGTLADITDVTPGILELELVNKAIEAVKNEVEREQKKYEELLETTKEFSASEASSLISNTPVSPAGTQNDSFTSLEYNPGSYNFNNNSDYNPTPLAAASRSSKYTLDTSRSKGSSLEYVPKAVVQNKKYSSTVTNNKYVIDDSKPSTDLEYDPLSNYSARLLSKATTKEPKGSKRGRVSSYEESYSPSRKKLCEVLDDYEVCARFSSSEDEADVEYKPTSASSQSKAGSESESNDGLSKKEQSTKLDDFASQDSKEVAGRYGVEDVSSSQKNLAKNLSDKNAKAAKLCSGKNDQEIENKNKDSKDKTKRKKSDLSKTPGLNEVGKKEKSKNTEKDKVLKKEEKLKIKNEEKNCKDRSVKVKTDGNLKKPEKQKSEKVDGLKKEKSKSASSSSGKSKSEGLIKGSSTEKVGSSKKDSKIKTVDVKNGKETSGRKNKEKGTKTPALERKKEKVNSTEKGDPKKGRKQQSLSHVDLFGDESGDDDEKGQPLPSTLLDVSSDSDGDDYGSDSESENEETKKAKRSKLSKSSSSSSTSDDIDYSILEKDLDFESDPMEECLRIFNESTDVKTEDKGRLGKQLSKEEGNEEKTEDNLTTLFPGQKRRISHLVKQGNAEVPSKPVIRPYRPPTAQEVCYQRIQLAQQQAAQLAVAVQKASLSLPGEKKRIAHVPNVALSAAAKQSLMSSKTTVAGRSVTPSNDCEASTLPLKACTLAGMASKTTSTIVPKRIAHVPSLQSASLQRPVIPTEFGAKVPTNIRQRYLNLFIDECLKFCSSSQEAFDKALSEEKVAYERSTSRNIYLNVAVNTLKKLRSLVPNSPSSTNKTSNKKVVSHEAVLGGKLAAKTSFTLNRSGSLRAEDLTGAALYRRLKEYLMTEEQLKENGYPMPHPEKPGRAVLFTAEEKKTIDSSCRICCRCGTEYMVSASGNCIRKEECVHHWGRLRKQRVPGGWETHYSCCSGAVGSPGCQVAKKGRGERIPALESRMKNLHRNGVLAL
- the REXO1 gene encoding RNA exonuclease 1 homolog isoform X3 gives rise to the protein MELAFRKVVRNEVAERGYDPYNPELPRPSLEVEDGTLADITDVTPGILELELVNKAIEAVKNEVEREQKKYEELLETTKEFSASEASSLISNTPVSPAGTQNDSFTSLEYNPGSYNFNNNSDYNPTPLAAASRSSKYTLDTSRSKGSSLEYVPKAVVQNKKYSSTVTNNKYVIDDSKPSTDLEYDPLSNYSARLLSKATTKEPKGSKRGRVSSYEESYSPSRKKLCEVLDDYEVCARFSSSEDEADVEYKPTSASSQSKAGSESESNDGLSKKEQSTKLDDFASQDSKEVAGRYGVEDVSSSQKNLAKNLSDKNAKAAKLCSGKNDQEIENKNKDSKDKTKRKKSDLSKTPGLNEVGKKEKSKNTEKDKVLKKEEKLKIKNEEKNCKDRSVKVKTDGNLKKPEKQKSEKVDGLKKEKSKSASSSSGKSKSEGLIKGSSTEKVGSSKKDSKIKTVDVKNGKETSGRKNKEKGTKTPALERKKEKVNSTEKGDPKKGRKQQSLSHVDLFGDESGDDDEKGQPLPSTLLDVSSDSDGDDYGSDSESENEETKKAKRSKLSKSSSSSSTSDDIDYSILEKDLDFESDPMEECLRIFNESTDVKTEDKGRLGKQLSKEEGNEEKTEDNLTTLFPGQKRRISHLVKQGNAEVPSKPVIRPYRPPTAQEVCYQRIQLAQQQAAQLAVAVQKASLSLPGEKKRIAHVPNVALSAAAKQSLMSSKTTVAGRSVTPSNDCEASTLPLKACTLAGMASKTTSTIVPKRIAHVPSLQSASLQRPVIPTEFGAKVPTNIRQRYLNLFIDECLKFCSSSQEAFDKALSEEKVAYERSTSRNIYLNVAVNTLKKLRSLVPNSPSSTNKTSNKKVVSHEAVLGGKLAAKTSFTLNRSGSLRAEDLTGAALYRRLKEYLMTEEQLKENGYPMPHPEKPGRAVLFTAEEKKTIDSSCRICCRCGTEYMVSASGNCIRKEECVHHWGRLRKQRVPGGWETHYSCCSGAVGSPGCQVAKQHVHDGRKESLDGFVKTFEKLPTTDGYPGIYALDCEMCYTKQGLELTRVTVINSDLKVVYDTFVKPDTKVVDYNTRFSGVTEEDLENTSITLRDVQAVLLNMFSADTILIGHSLESDLFALKLIHGTVVDTAIVFPHRLGLPYKRALRTLMADYLKRIIQDNVEGHDSSEDARACMELMVWKIKEDAKVKR